The genome window AGCTTGAAGCGCTTGGCGAAGCCGGTATGCAAAGGGCGACGGCTTCACGCGCTGAGCCGCGTTACGCAAACGAGGTCGTCGCGCACCTCGAAGGTGAGGCGCGGGCTTATAAGAAACTGATGGCGTCGGGTGCCGCGACTCGCGCCGAATACAATCAGGCCGAAGAACGCCTCTTGTCTGCCCAACATGATTTTTCGGCGGCCGCGCTCCCAGCGGATGATACGACAAACGCCGCACGGGCGCTCTATCTGAAAAAGTATATAAAGGTGATGGAAAACAGCATCAGCCGGCCAACTACGATATTTGCGCCGCGCGCCGGCACTGTGGAAAATGTATTTGTTTCGCCCGGATATGACGCGATGGGCGATTATGAGCTGCTTAGAATAACGGACCTCCATGAGCCGTATTTCGTAGCCTATGTCTCTCCTGAAAATTATGACGATCGTGTGCATCCCGGTGCGCAGGCGACGGTGCGTATCCCAGGAAAGGGACGCAGCATCAAGGCTCATGTTGTGGAGCGTCCCACAAACGCTAACAACCTGCCTGGGGGCCTTGCAGATTCTCTGCTTGCCGGACGCCGCAGCGTGATCGTTTTTTTGAAGCCGGACGCGCCGCTGCTTACGGAGGAACTTGTCAACGGTATGCCCGTTTCTGTCAACTGGGGAGTCAGATTTTTTAAGTAAGGAGGAAAAACTATGACGCAGCATCCTGTCTTTAAGATAATGTGTGATAATGAGCACGCGGCCGGTTCTCCGCGTGACGGGGAGAGTTTTTTTTCTACAGCGGACGATTTGCTCTCAAAGGTGCATTCCGTTGGGACCGTGCTCATAGAGGCTTCACAGGGATATAACGAAGGCCGTTATATGAGAGAAATAGAGAGGCTTCGTCAGAGCCCGCTCTTCTGTTACGCCCCAATTTTTCTGACGCGCTCCGTCTGCGGCGCCGACGCTGTGACGGACGGCGTGGCGCCTGATTCCACCGCGATTCCGCCAAAGGCGGACGCCATACTTGCGCGCGGAAGCAAGATTCGGCTTGAAAAGCTGGAGCACAGTTACAAGCTTCGGATGCTCGCCTATATCTATGCGCGCGGCGACGCATACGAGCTGAAGCCGTACTGCGTTCCTGGATCAAAATGGATATACGGCTATCCGAACGCCTCTTTGATCGTGGAAAGGCAGTCGTCGGTAAGCGATGAGGCGCCCAGCCTCTGCTGTGATGATGGAAGCTGTTACAGCCACGTTTATTACAATGACGACAGCATCTCCGCAGCCTATGACCTGTTGAAAAACCTGGCGCAGAAAAACTATCTTGAAGAGAAAAAAATATACAACCGCATCAGGCTCTGTCCGAAGTGCGCCACCGGCCACTTAAATTATGTGGACACCTGTCCGCAGTGCGGCAGCCTCAACATGCACAGAAAAAAAATGCTGCACTGTTTTACCTGCGGACACGTTGCGCCGGAGGAGAATTTCAAGCAGGATTTCTCGCTCATCTGCCCTCGCTGCGCCACTAAACTGCGCCACATCGGAAGCGACTACGACTTCCCGCTGGAGTCTTTTCTTTGCAGCGACTGCGGCGCCTCCTTCGTCGAACCGGCCGTCAAGGTGTCGTGTCTCAACTGCGGCGCTTCGTCCGAACAGGAAAACCTTCTCGTCCGTAATTTTTACGGCTATTCCATAGGCGAAAAGGGAACGGAGGCG of Cloacibacillus sp. contains these proteins:
- a CDS encoding efflux RND transporter periplasmic adaptor subunit, with product MKVSFVKKLDPQSKDGMEVKYAPAKRTVSKAIWWSVLAVVFAPFAWLLVTLGYNWFFVSSPGVVFMPSFPVTATEHGTITKIFVAPGDTVKAGAPLFSVESRKTAAVTNAIASMKAELEALGEAGMQRATASRAEPRYANEVVAHLEGEARAYKKLMASGAATRAEYNQAEERLLSAQHDFSAAALPADDTTNAARALYLKKYIKVMENSISRPTTIFAPRAGTVENVFVSPGYDAMGDYELLRITDLHEPYFVAYVSPENYDDRVHPGAQATVRIPGKGRSIKAHVVERPTNANNLPGGLADSLLAGRRSVIVFLKPDAPLLTEELVNGMPVSVNWGVRFFK